One segment of Streptomyces sp. NBC_00576 DNA contains the following:
- a CDS encoding ABC transporter permease, which produces MAVLAPAPSSIAPVPHKKRRTRASLSDRRTRFGLLNATPVVVYLLILFVYPIFSTLMLSLKGDNGGFTLHWYADAFAGANLEILLTTLRISAETSLLALVVGFTLASAISRLKPLWAGLAMLVVVVPHFISALVRTYGWIILLGDNGVVNNTLTDLHFPGAPFELLYNEIGVVIGTTAVMLPYTVLLLYAVMKGIDRRLLAAAASMGAGRITIFRRVYVPLVAPGLVNAGVLSFILCLGYYLTPALMGGEKQTMVASLIDEQVMKQNQWNGASALGIILLLLTFAGLLLLRLLKSAGEALRNRGTAS; this is translated from the coding sequence ATGGCCGTGCTGGCTCCCGCACCGAGCTCCATCGCCCCTGTGCCCCACAAGAAGCGACGCACGCGCGCTTCGCTGTCCGACCGGCGCACCCGCTTCGGACTGCTCAACGCCACACCCGTCGTCGTCTACCTCCTGATCCTCTTCGTCTATCCGATCTTCAGCACCCTGATGCTGAGCCTCAAGGGCGACAACGGCGGCTTCACCCTGCACTGGTATGCCGACGCCTTCGCCGGCGCCAACCTGGAGATCCTGCTCACCACCCTGCGGATCTCGGCCGAGACCTCCCTGCTCGCCCTGGTCGTCGGGTTCACACTGGCCTCCGCGATCTCCCGGCTCAAGCCGCTGTGGGCCGGCCTCGCAATGCTCGTCGTGGTCGTCCCGCACTTCATCAGCGCCCTGGTGCGCACCTACGGCTGGATCATCCTGCTGGGTGACAACGGCGTCGTGAACAACACCCTGACGGATCTTCACTTCCCGGGTGCGCCCTTCGAGTTGCTCTACAACGAGATCGGCGTCGTCATCGGCACCACCGCCGTGATGCTCCCGTACACGGTCCTGCTGCTCTACGCCGTGATGAAGGGCATCGACCGGCGGCTGCTCGCCGCGGCGGCCAGTATGGGCGCCGGACGGATCACCATCTTCCGTCGCGTCTACGTCCCCCTGGTGGCCCCCGGCCTGGTCAACGCGGGCGTCCTGTCCTTCATCCTGTGCCTCGGCTACTACCTCACCCCCGCCCTGATGGGCGGCGAGAAGCAGACGATGGTCGCCTCGCTCATCGACGAGCAGGTCATGAAGCAGAACCAGTGGAACGGCGCCTCCGCACTCGGCATCATCCTGCTGCTCCTCACCTTCGCCGGACTGCTGCTGCTCAGGCTGCTGAAGTCGGCCGGCGAGGCCCTTCGGAACCGGGGTACGGCGTCATGA
- a CDS encoding ABC transporter ATP-binding protein, which yields MPDIDLMPSRTVLAPATGTGKPLSVKALRKTYSGVTAVDEVSMEIAAGEFVTFLGSSGSGKTTTLMMIAGFCEPDSGSIVVGGRDVTRLAPQKRGLGFVFQQYLLFPHMTVWENVAFPLQLRDIPKAELRRRVGETLEMAGLSAMARRRPRELSGGQQQRVALCRALVYRPPVILMDEPLGALDKKLRDQLQTEIKRIQQELGLTVIYVTHDQEEALVLSDRIAVMRDGLIDQFDTPQELFERPRTPFVADFLGAANFLPGALQQQTSEHTLVRLDTGGLLKARPQSAMEGTRVRAAVQPGRLALCPPGDGFCTGTVETVTYVGTLVRVTVRPVGGPATELVRLELPAGRAPALGENVGLTADPANVSVFPDVLPDPESGG from the coding sequence ATGCCTGACATCGACCTGATGCCCTCACGGACCGTGCTGGCGCCGGCGACCGGTACCGGAAAGCCCTTGTCAGTGAAGGCACTGCGCAAGACCTACAGCGGCGTCACCGCCGTCGACGAGGTCTCCATGGAGATCGCCGCCGGCGAGTTCGTCACCTTCCTGGGTTCCTCCGGCTCCGGCAAGACCACCACCCTGATGATGATCGCCGGGTTCTGCGAGCCCGACTCCGGCAGCATCGTCGTCGGCGGCCGGGACGTGACCCGCCTGGCCCCGCAGAAGCGCGGCCTGGGCTTCGTCTTCCAGCAGTACCTGCTCTTCCCGCACATGACGGTGTGGGAGAACGTCGCCTTCCCGCTGCAACTGCGCGACATCCCGAAGGCGGAACTGCGCCGGCGGGTCGGCGAGACCCTGGAGATGGCCGGACTGTCAGCCATGGCGCGCAGGCGACCGCGCGAGCTCTCCGGCGGCCAGCAGCAGCGCGTCGCCCTGTGCCGGGCACTGGTCTACCGGCCCCCGGTGATCCTCATGGACGAACCGCTCGGCGCCCTCGACAAGAAACTGCGCGACCAGCTCCAGACCGAGATCAAGCGCATCCAGCAGGAACTCGGCCTGACCGTCATCTACGTCACGCACGACCAGGAAGAGGCCCTCGTCCTCTCCGACCGCATCGCGGTCATGCGGGACGGGCTGATCGACCAGTTCGACACCCCGCAGGAACTCTTCGAGCGCCCCCGCACCCCGTTCGTCGCCGACTTCCTCGGCGCGGCCAACTTCCTCCCCGGCGCGCTCCAGCAGCAGACGTCCGAGCACACCCTCGTACGGCTCGACACGGGAGGACTGCTCAAGGCCCGCCCGCAGTCGGCGATGGAGGGAACTCGGGTACGGGCCGCGGTTCAGCCCGGCCGGCTCGCGCTGTGTCCGCCGGGCGACGGGTTCTGTACCGGGACCGTCGAGACGGTCACCTACGTCGGCACCCTCGTCCGTGTCACCGTCCGCCCCGTCGGCGGTCCGGCCACCGAACTCGTACGCCTGGAGCTGCCCGCCGGACGCGCCCCCGCACTCGGCGAAAACGTCGGCCTGACCGCGGACCCCGCCAACGTCAGTGTCTTCCCCGACGTGCTCCCCGACCCGGAAAGCGGGGGGTGA
- a CDS encoding ABC transporter substrate-binding protein — MFLRGVGGVAAGIAATSLTACGTGSSRSVGSGGKSSKTLVVRDSGGTYGEANQKAIYEPFTKETGIQVKVVNIAYAQMLAQIKQGRPQFDVIDDSMADYVLFKKEDATEELDFDRLKNFKNAGIAKSLVTSNAVGKNYWASVMAYRTDAFGGKKPSSWADFWDTGSFKGNRGLQALDADYPELEFALLADGVAPDQLYPLDVDRAFRVLDEIKGSVRKFWDTGALPGVLLGRKEVVASSVWHGRLDELIKGGAPLAYQWNGARRQSNGWGIPKGASNLDAAYQLIDFSLRPEVQAAYAELYPMAPTVPAAYKKLSTTAAENLASSPGHLESGFDLDVEWWIKNQDAVSKRWQEWTHA, encoded by the coding sequence GTGTTCCTTCGCGGAGTCGGCGGCGTCGCCGCAGGCATCGCCGCGACATCGCTCACCGCCTGCGGCACCGGCAGCAGCCGCTCCGTCGGCAGCGGCGGCAAGAGCTCCAAGACGCTCGTCGTCCGCGACAGCGGCGGCACCTACGGCGAGGCCAACCAGAAGGCGATCTACGAGCCGTTCACCAAGGAGACCGGCATCCAGGTCAAGGTGGTCAACATCGCCTACGCGCAGATGCTCGCCCAGATCAAGCAGGGCCGTCCGCAGTTCGACGTGATCGACGACTCGATGGCCGACTACGTCCTGTTCAAGAAGGAGGACGCCACCGAGGAGCTGGACTTCGACCGGCTGAAGAACTTCAAGAACGCCGGCATCGCCAAGTCCCTCGTGACCTCCAACGCGGTCGGCAAGAACTACTGGGCCAGCGTGATGGCGTACCGAACGGACGCATTTGGGGGGAAGAAACCTTCCTCCTGGGCCGACTTCTGGGACACCGGATCGTTCAAGGGCAACCGTGGCCTCCAGGCGCTGGACGCCGACTACCCGGAGCTGGAGTTCGCCCTCCTCGCCGACGGCGTGGCACCGGACCAGCTCTACCCGCTCGATGTGGACCGGGCCTTCAGGGTCCTCGACGAGATCAAGGGCTCCGTCCGGAAGTTCTGGGACACCGGCGCGCTGCCCGGCGTGCTGCTGGGCCGCAAGGAGGTCGTCGCCTCCAGTGTGTGGCACGGCCGCCTCGACGAGCTGATCAAGGGCGGCGCCCCGCTCGCCTACCAGTGGAACGGCGCCCGCAGGCAGAGCAATGGATGGGGCATCCCCAAGGGCGCCTCCAACCTCGACGCCGCCTACCAGCTCATCGACTTCTCGCTGCGGCCCGAGGTGCAGGCGGCCTACGCCGAGCTCTACCCGATGGCCCCCACGGTGCCGGCCGCCTACAAGAAGCTCTCCACGACCGCCGCCGAGAACCTGGCCAGCTCGCCCGGGCACCTGGAGTCCGGCTTCGACCTGGACGTCGAGTGGTGGATCAAGAACCAGGACGCCGTGTCCAAGCGCTGGCAGGAGTGGACGCATGCCTGA
- a CDS encoding succinylglutamate desuccinylase/aspartoacylase domain-containing protein → MTTNTSLLVGTLSAEPGSKTRGTLPVDLGTLTVDVPLTLVNGTNPGPRVLITAGVHGGEFSGIDAATRLAALLEPGEVHGQVVICPVANPPAVYEGRLGVSPVDGVNINRVFPGDPEGGPTERLAAWLFANLVDGADAYVDLHSGGIDEVLKNFVGYRLTGDPELDAKTADMAGAVGIEDVIFGTNADGGNSHAAAARQGVPAILVETGQLGERDADTARRLVDGLYGVLGRLGVLETKPQDDPAVRAWVWAAGVTSEATGLWYPEFSVGDDVTEGRLLGRVIDPADGTEHKVHAPAAGRIFYGMRGLTVALGAELAAIAAPAPRDPGH, encoded by the coding sequence ATGACCACGAACACGTCCCTCCTCGTCGGCACGCTCAGCGCCGAGCCCGGCAGCAAGACCCGCGGCACCCTGCCCGTAGACCTCGGCACGCTCACCGTCGACGTCCCGCTCACCCTCGTCAACGGCACCAACCCCGGGCCCCGCGTCCTCATCACGGCCGGTGTGCACGGCGGCGAGTTCAGCGGCATCGACGCGGCCACCCGGCTCGCCGCCCTGCTGGAGCCCGGCGAGGTGCACGGCCAGGTCGTCATCTGCCCCGTCGCCAACCCCCCGGCCGTCTACGAGGGACGCCTCGGCGTCTCCCCGGTCGACGGTGTGAACATCAACCGCGTCTTCCCGGGCGACCCGGAGGGCGGCCCCACCGAGCGTCTCGCGGCGTGGCTGTTCGCCAACCTGGTGGACGGCGCCGACGCCTACGTCGACCTGCACTCCGGCGGCATCGACGAGGTCCTGAAGAACTTCGTCGGCTACCGCCTCACCGGCGACCCGGAACTGGACGCGAAGACCGCGGACATGGCCGGCGCCGTCGGCATCGAGGACGTCATCTTCGGAACGAACGCCGACGGCGGCAACAGTCACGCGGCAGCCGCCCGCCAGGGCGTCCCGGCGATCCTCGTGGAGACCGGCCAGCTCGGCGAACGCGACGCGGACACCGCCCGTCGCCTCGTCGACGGTCTGTACGGGGTACTGGGCCGGCTCGGCGTCCTGGAGACCAAGCCCCAGGACGACCCGGCCGTCCGCGCCTGGGTCTGGGCCGCCGGCGTCACCTCCGAGGCGACCGGCCTGTGGTACCCGGAGTTCAGCGTCGGCGACGACGTGACGGAGGGCCGGCTCCTCGGCCGGGTCATCGACCCGGCCGACGGCACCGAGCACAAGGTCCACGCCCCGGCCGCCGGGCGGATCTTCTACGGCATGCGCGGCCTGACCGTCGCCCTCGGCGCCGAGCTGGCCGCCATCGCCGCCCCCGCGCCGCGGGATCCCGGCCACTGA
- the solA gene encoding N-methyl-L-tryptophan oxidase: MSAKKRVAVVGVGTMGSQAAWRLAARGAEVVGYDRFAPGHDRSAAGGETRIFRSAHFEDSRYVPLLKHADALWEQLQQDTGRELRRLTGCLLMGPTEHQQMATVLESIAEHGLDHEVLDAEALAKRFPQFRIEDGDAAVLDRRAGFIRPELTIQTAASRAEELGARIHRYTTVREIVPVANGVEIRTDEGSEHFDTAVVSPGPWVNDLLPDLPWEVDIRRLISAWYVPTADAWFGEERPAFIRTAPTHCYGLPSPDGISVKLGLSRALHRPAGDPNQLDRTVQPEELEVFTELIGQYMPDLNPDPTRLSVYMEGYTESSRPLVGPLPGGQGNEHIVLLAGFSGHGFKLSPAFGDIAADLALDGASPQPIDFISTLDRTEA, encoded by the coding sequence GTGTCTGCCAAGAAGCGCGTCGCCGTCGTAGGCGTCGGAACGATGGGCAGCCAGGCCGCCTGGCGACTGGCCGCCCGCGGAGCCGAGGTCGTCGGGTACGACCGCTTCGCCCCGGGCCACGACCGCAGCGCCGCCGGCGGCGAGACCCGGATCTTCCGCAGCGCGCACTTCGAGGACTCCCGGTACGTCCCGCTCCTCAAGCACGCCGACGCCCTGTGGGAGCAGCTCCAGCAGGACACTGGCCGCGAACTGCGCCGGCTGACCGGCTGCCTGCTGATGGGGCCGACCGAGCATCAGCAGATGGCCACCGTCCTCGAGTCCATCGCCGAGCACGGCCTGGACCACGAGGTGCTGGACGCCGAGGCGCTCGCCAAGCGCTTCCCGCAGTTCCGGATCGAGGACGGCGACGCGGCCGTACTCGACCGCCGGGCGGGCTTCATCCGGCCCGAGCTGACGATCCAGACCGCCGCTAGCCGCGCCGAAGAGCTCGGCGCCCGCATCCACCGCTACACCACGGTCCGCGAGATCGTGCCCGTCGCGAACGGTGTCGAGATCCGCACCGACGAGGGCAGTGAGCATTTCGACACCGCCGTCGTCAGCCCCGGCCCGTGGGTGAACGACCTGCTCCCGGACCTGCCGTGGGAGGTGGACATCCGCCGGCTGATCAGCGCCTGGTACGTGCCCACCGCGGACGCCTGGTTCGGCGAGGAGCGCCCGGCGTTCATCCGTACGGCACCCACCCACTGCTACGGCCTGCCCTCCCCGGACGGCATCTCCGTCAAGCTCGGCCTCTCCCGAGCCCTGCACCGTCCGGCCGGCGACCCGAACCAGCTGGACCGGACCGTGCAGCCGGAGGAGCTGGAGGTCTTCACCGAGCTCATCGGCCAGTACATGCCGGACCTGAACCCCGACCCGACCCGGCTCTCCGTCTACATGGAGGGCTACACCGAGAGCAGCCGTCCGCTGGTCGGACCGTTGCCAGGCGGGCAAGGGAATGAGCATATTGTCCTTCTTGCCGGGTTCTCCGGTCACGGTTTCAAGCTCTCGCCCGCCTTCGGCGACATCGCGGCCGACCTGGCGCTCGACGGCGCCTCGCCGCAGCCCATCGACTTCATCTCGACCCTCGACCGGACGGAAGCGTAA
- a CDS encoding IclR family transcriptional regulator: MKSVIRSLRVLEAVAQHQPVTVGELTKIFGLPKSTVQRTLVTLAEAGWLRANRKDTTRWEIGARVLAVRPAALQGSSLYAAAREPMVRLRDTVNETIHLSVPDALQCVVVVDRVDCDQAVRTFINIGDTSPLHATATGRAILAHLPRADVEELVERGLERFNDSTPTDAAGLRAELDRVRGDGYSVNLNQYRPDVCAVAAAILDADATPLAAVAISMPASRFEPDRLPTWGRLVADTATEIAARRLGG; encoded by the coding sequence ATGAAGAGCGTGATCAGGTCTCTGCGCGTCCTGGAAGCGGTCGCGCAGCACCAGCCTGTGACCGTCGGCGAACTGACCAAGATCTTCGGGCTGCCCAAGTCGACCGTGCAGCGCACCCTGGTCACCCTGGCCGAAGCCGGCTGGCTGCGCGCCAACCGCAAGGACACCACCCGCTGGGAGATCGGCGCCCGCGTCCTCGCCGTACGCCCCGCCGCCCTCCAGGGATCCAGCCTCTACGCCGCCGCACGCGAACCCATGGTCCGCCTCCGCGACACAGTGAACGAGACCATCCACCTCTCGGTGCCGGACGCGTTGCAGTGCGTGGTGGTGGTCGACCGCGTGGACTGTGACCAGGCGGTACGGACGTTCATCAACATCGGCGACACCTCGCCGCTGCATGCCACCGCCACCGGGCGGGCGATCCTCGCGCACCTGCCGAGGGCGGACGTCGAGGAACTCGTCGAGCGTGGACTGGAGCGCTTCAACGACTCCACGCCGACCGATGCCGCCGGACTGCGGGCGGAGCTGGACCGCGTGCGGGGGGACGGTTACTCGGTGAATCTCAACCAGTACCGGCCGGACGTGTGCGCGGTGGCCGCAGCCATCCTGGACGCGGACGCCACGCCGCTCGCGGCGGTGGCGATTTCGATGCCCGCTTCCCGGTTCGAGCCGGACCGGCTGCCCACGTGGGGCCGCCTCGTCGCTGACACGGCGACGGAAATCGCGGCGCGCCGCCTGGGCGGCTGA
- a CDS encoding IclR family transcriptional regulator has protein sequence MKSVTRSLRMLEAVAQHQPVTVGELTKLFGLPKSTVQRTLVSLAGAGWLRANRKDTTRWEIGARVLAVRPAALQGSSLYAAAREPMVRLRDTVNETIHLCVPDAPQCMVVVDRVDCDHAVRTYHAIGDTSPLHATATGHAVLAHLPEADIDEIVTRGLESYSDSTPTDPAELRAELRRVRKNGYAVNRNQYLAGVCAIAAPVLDGDGSPLAAVAVSLPDSRFSADRLPELGRLVADTAAEITARRLG, from the coding sequence ATGAAGAGCGTGACCAGGTCCTTGCGCATGCTGGAGGCCGTCGCCCAGCACCAGCCGGTGACCGTGGGGGAACTCACCAAGCTGTTCGGGCTGCCCAAGTCGACCGTGCAGCGCACCCTGGTCTCCCTGGCGGGAGCCGGCTGGCTGCGCGCCAACCGCAAGGACACCACCCGCTGGGAGATCGGCGCCCGCGTCCTCGCCGTACGCCCCGCCGCCCTCCAGGGATCCAGCCTCTACGCCGCCGCACGCGAACCCATGGTCCGCCTCCGCGACACAGTGAACGAGACCATCCACCTCTGCGTACCGGACGCACCCCAGTGCATGGTCGTCGTCGACCGCGTCGACTGCGACCATGCCGTACGGACCTACCACGCCATCGGCGACACCTCGCCCCTGCACGCCACCGCCACCGGACACGCCGTCCTCGCCCATCTGCCGGAGGCGGACATCGACGAGATCGTCACCCGCGGACTGGAGAGCTACAGCGACTCCACCCCCACCGACCCCGCGGAACTGCGCGCCGAACTGCGGCGCGTCCGCAAGAACGGTTACGCCGTCAACCGCAACCAGTACCTGGCCGGTGTCTGCGCCATCGCCGCGCCCGTCCTGGACGGCGACGGCAGCCCGCTGGCCGCCGTGGCTGTCTCCCTTCCCGACTCCCGCTTCTCGGCGGACCGGCTGCCCGAGCTGGGCCGGCTGGTCGCCGACACCGCAGCGGAGATCACCGCTCGCCGCCTGGGTTGA
- a CDS encoding NAD-dependent succinate-semialdehyde dehydrogenase: protein MTDTPTQLFIGGSWLDAADGATMPVDDPATGEIIARVADAGAKDAKLAEEAAVQAQEEWARTAPRARSEILRRAYEIILERTDELAHLMTSEMGKPLAEARGEVAYAAEFFRWFSEEAVRIDGGGGILPDGRNRMLLSRRPVGPCLLITPWNFPLAMGTRKIGPAIAAGCTMVLKPAPQTPLSSLALAAILQEAGLPDGVLNVVTTSRAGEVCEPLLRGGQIRKLSFTGSTNVGRLLLAQCADAVVRTSMELGGNAPFIVFEDADLDKAVDGAMLAKMRNMGEACTAANRFFVHHSVAEEFGRRLAERMGALVVGPGTRDGVDVGPLIDRAGRAKVEELVADAVERGAQVLVGGRAPEGPGCFYPPTVLTDVDSGSRLMDTEIFGPVAAILTFDDEDEVIRRANDTPWGLVGYVFTEGLDRALRVSERLEVGMVGLNTGLVSNPAAPFGGVKQSGLGREGGRVGIDEFLEYQYLAVPVR from the coding sequence ATGACCGACACACCCACGCAGTTGTTCATCGGTGGGTCCTGGCTGGACGCCGCGGACGGCGCCACCATGCCCGTGGACGACCCCGCGACCGGTGAGATCATCGCCCGTGTTGCCGACGCGGGCGCCAAGGACGCCAAACTCGCGGAGGAAGCTGCGGTCCAGGCGCAGGAGGAGTGGGCCCGTACGGCCCCGCGGGCGCGCAGTGAGATCCTGCGCCGGGCCTACGAGATCATTCTCGAGCGCACCGACGAGCTCGCCCACCTGATGACGTCGGAGATGGGAAAGCCGCTGGCCGAGGCCAGGGGAGAGGTGGCGTACGCGGCCGAGTTCTTCCGGTGGTTCTCCGAGGAGGCCGTCCGTATCGACGGCGGCGGAGGCATCCTGCCCGACGGCCGCAACCGCATGCTGCTGTCCCGCCGCCCGGTCGGCCCCTGTCTGCTGATCACCCCGTGGAACTTCCCCCTGGCCATGGGCACCCGCAAGATCGGCCCGGCGATCGCGGCCGGCTGCACGATGGTGCTCAAGCCGGCCCCGCAGACCCCTCTGTCCAGCCTGGCCCTCGCCGCAATCCTCCAGGAGGCCGGGCTGCCGGACGGCGTGCTGAACGTCGTCACCACCTCGCGTGCGGGAGAGGTGTGCGAACCGCTCCTGCGCGGCGGGCAGATCCGCAAGCTCTCCTTCACCGGCTCCACCAACGTCGGGCGGCTGCTGCTCGCCCAGTGCGCCGACGCCGTCGTACGCACCTCGATGGAGCTGGGCGGCAACGCGCCGTTCATCGTCTTCGAGGACGCCGACCTGGACAAGGCCGTCGACGGCGCCATGCTCGCCAAGATGCGCAACATGGGCGAGGCGTGCACCGCCGCCAACCGCTTCTTCGTACACCACTCGGTGGCGGAGGAGTTCGGACGTCGCCTGGCCGAGCGCATGGGCGCGCTCGTGGTCGGTCCCGGTACCCGGGACGGCGTCGACGTCGGACCGCTGATCGACAGGGCCGGGCGGGCCAAGGTCGAGGAACTGGTCGCCGACGCGGTGGAGCGCGGCGCGCAGGTGCTCGTCGGCGGCCGCGCGCCCGAAGGGCCGGGTTGCTTCTACCCGCCGACCGTCCTCACCGACGTCGACTCGGGCAGCCGGCTGATGGACACGGAGATCTTCGGCCCCGTGGCGGCGATCCTCACCTTCGATGACGAGGACGAGGTGATCCGCCGGGCCAACGACACCCCCTGGGGACTCGTCGGCTACGTCTTCACCGAGGGCCTGGACCGCGCCCTTCGCGTCAGTGAACGCCTGGAGGTGGGCATGGTCGGTCTGAACACCGGCCTCGTCTCCAACCCTGCTGCCCCCTTCGGCGGCGTCAAGCAGTCCGGGCTCGGGCGCGAGGGCGGCCGGGTCGGCATCGACGAGTTCCTGGAGTACCAGTACCTCGCGGTGCCCGTGCGATGA